The DNA segment TATATTTTTTTTATTATTTATTTTTAATAAGAATGCAAAATTACAAATTTTAAAAATTTTAGAACACCCCCCTATCTATACTTGTTAAAATAGCTAAAATATTAAAAAATTTAATACTTCACATAAATTATAGTTATATTCTTATTTATTCCATTCCTCACACACTAAACCCAAGATTTTCTGCAATAAACCTTAATAGTAAAATAGTCCTTCCATTTATAATTTCAGGATATACATTAAGGTTATTAGGATCAATTAATACTTCTTTTCAATTGATTTTTGCTTTATTTTTTTACTATACATAAACCAATTGTTATAATCTCTAAAACTATAATTACTTTTTTTTCTATTCAATCCCACTCTATCCAATATATTAATATTTATAAAATTTATAGTTCCAATAGATTTAGATAGAGAAAAGTCCAAAAAGAATTTTAATCAGTTGATTTATATAAAGCATAAGTGCTAATATACTATATTAATCTTATAAGGATTAATATCTATTGATAAAAATTTGCCATTTATCAAGCTATTATTAATTTGAATCCATATATTTTTTAATGTTGAAATTATTAATTTAAACCACTTGACAGAAAATAAAATTTTTTATAAAATTACATGTGATTCAGGTATTAAATTATACTTGAATCAGGTATAAAAAATGGGGTATTTGAACATTAATGAAACAAAAATTTATTATGAGATTCATGGAAAAGGGGAGCCTCTCGCCTTTCTAAATGGTATTTTTATGTCAACCTCAAGTTTTGCACAATTTATACCAATCTTTTCAAAAAAATTTAAACTTCTTCTTCATGATTTTAGAGGTCAATGGAATTCTGGAAAAGAAGGAGATGCTTATTCTCTTGAACTTCATTCAAAAGATTTTGTTGAAATTCTAAATAAACTTGAAATTGAAAAAATAAATATTGTTGGCATATCTTATGGTGGAGAAATTGCGTTAAATTTTTCAACACTTTTTCCAGAAAGGGTTAAATCTTTAATTATAATCTCATCTGTTAGTGAAATTGATAATGAATTAAAAGAAAAAATTGAAAGGTGGATTGAAGGTGCTAAAAGTAAAAATAGTTTAACTTTTATAAATTCATGGCTCAAAGATGTTTATTCAGAAGATTTTTTAAAAAAATATGAAAATTTTTTGAGAAAAAAACTTGAAGAGTCTCTTAATAGTTTTGATTATGATGCATCAATTAAACTAATGAAATCATTTCTTAATCTACATGAGAATCCATTAACTCCTTATTTGAAAAATATATCTGTTCCAACATTAGTTGTCGCAGGAGAATTTGACACATTAAAACCTCCTAAATTTTCAAAAATTATTGCTAAAAATATACCTCAAAGTGAATTTGTAATTATTGGAAATTCAGGCCATGCAATCACGGTTGAAAGATTTGAAGAGATAAAAACAGTTATTTTAGGTTTTCTTGAAAAAATTTCTTTAAATGAAAGGAGTGAATAGTTTATGGGGTATGTTAAGGTTAACGATTTAAACCTTTATTATGAAATTTATGGTGAAGGAGAGCCTCTTGTTTTTATAGAAGGTCTTGCACAAAACATATTAATGTGGAAATATCAGATTGAAGAACTAAAA comes from the Caldisericia bacterium genome and includes:
- a CDS encoding alpha/beta hydrolase, whose translation is MGYLNINETKIYYEIHGKGEPLAFLNGIFMSTSSFAQFIPIFSKKFKLLLHDFRGQWNSGKEGDAYSLELHSKDFVEILNKLEIEKINIVGISYGGEIALNFSTLFPERVKSLIIISSVSEIDNELKEKIERWIEGAKSKNSLTFINSWLKDVYSEDFLKKYENFLRKKLEESLNSFDYDASIKLMKSFLNLHENPLTPYLKNISVPTLVVAGEFDTLKPPKFSKIIAKNIPQSEFVIIGNSGHAITVERFEEIKTVILGFLEKISLNERSE